One Campylobacter sp. MIT 99-7217 genomic window, AAGAAGCTTATGATGCTTTGAGAAAAGAGGGCTTCATGGGGCTTTTAGTGCCTAAAGAATACGGCGGTTTGGGCGGACTTGCGACAGATCATGCTAAGGTTTGCAAGATCTTTGGTAGCTTTGATGCTTCAACAGCACTTTGCTATATGATGCACAATACCGCCACAGCTTGCGTTGCAAATTTTGCTGATGAAGAAATGAAAAAAGAGTTTTTGCCAAAGATTGCTAAAGGAGAAATCGCACTTGCTCTAGCTTATAGTGAAAGTGGTTCTGGGACGCATTTTGGTTCGCCTGATATCACAGAAAAAGAAAAAGCAGGCAAAAGGGTGCTAAATGGACGCAAAAGCTTTGTAACATCGGCTTTACAGGCTGATTATTATCTTACTTACACCAATTCTTGCAAATGCGAGGGTAAAAATAACTGGCTTGTTGATAGAAAGCTTCCAAATTTAGTGCATGAAGAAAGTGCTTGGGACGGACTTGGTATGAGAGGGAATGCCTCAATGCCGGTGCAATACAACGATGTCGAGCTTGATCTTAAATACTTACTTGGCAAAGAAGGAGATGGAGAAAATCAAGTAGGGCTTGTGGCGATGTATTTTGTTATCGGACTTGGTGCTGTTTATAGTGGCTTAGGACTTGCTGCTTATGAGTGTGTGCTAGCTCACACAAAAGAGCGAAAATACACAAGTGGTGGTTCTTTAAGCGATATCGAGCTTGTTAAAATTCATCTAAGCGACATTTATACCAAGGTTCAAAGCTCATCAGCTCTTACTATGGAAGCAGCCAGAAGCTTTGTGGCTAATGAAAAGGATTACGCAGCAAAAATCTTTGCTTGCAGGATCAATGCCACGCACTGCGTTATGGACATTTGCACGCTTGCTATGCGTCTTGGCGGTGGCAAAGCTTATAGCAAAATCTTGCCTTTGGAAAGGTATATGAGGGATTCTTTGGCTTCGCAGGTTATGGCGCCTA contains:
- a CDS encoding acyl-CoA dehydrogenase family protein, which encodes MLSLENLEENAKEFGEKYIKPITKKVDQEGIFPKEAYDALRKEGFMGLLVPKEYGGLGGLATDHAKVCKIFGSFDASTALCYMMHNTATACVANFADEEMKKEFLPKIAKGEIALALAYSESGSGTHFGSPDITEKEKAGKRVLNGRKSFVTSALQADYYLTYTNSCKCEGKNNWLVDRKLPNLVHEESAWDGLGMRGNASMPVQYNDVELDLKYLLGKEGDGENQVGLVAMYFVIGLGAVYSGLGLAAYECVLAHTKERKYTSGGSLSDIELVKIHLSDIYTKVQSSSALTMEAARSFVANEKDYAAKIFACRINATHCVMDICTLAMRLGGGKAYSKILPLERYMRDSLASQVMAPSLDILKVWLGQAITA